From one Erinaceus europaeus chromosome 4, mEriEur2.1, whole genome shotgun sequence genomic stretch:
- the LOC103123919 gene encoding olfactory receptor 2W3-like — protein sequence MSNQSCQEYFILLGFSDRPWLEQILFVFVLIFYLVTLVGNIIIILVSCLDPSLHTPMYFFLTNLSFLDLCFTTSSIPQLLYNLGGSDKTISYTGCAIQLFMFLGLGGTECVLLAVMAYDRFIAICKPLHYSVIMHTQLCWKLVSVAWGVGLLNSLVMSPVTMKLPRCDKCRVKHFLCEMPALIKIACVDTVAIESTVFILSVIIVLVPLSLILISYSYIALAVLRIKSASGRRKAFNTCGSHLTVVSLFYGNIIYMYMQPGNNSSQDQGKFLTLFYNLVTPMLNPLIYTLRNKDVKGALKRLIGREEVKL from the exons ATGAGCAACCAGAGCTGCCAGGAATACTTCATCTTGTTGGGTTTCTCAGACAGACCATGGCTAGAGCAGATTCTCTTTGTGTTCGTTCTCATCTTCTACCTTGTGACATTGGTGGGCAACATCATCATTATCTTGGTTTCCTGCCTGGATCCTAGTCTCCAcacacccatgtacttcttcctcaccAACTTGTCATTCCTAGATCTATGTTTTACCACCAGTTCCATACCTCAGTTGCTTTACAATCTAGGTGGCTCAGATAAGACTATCAGTTACACTGGATGTGCCATTCAGCTCTTTATGTTCTTGGGGCTGGGAGGCACAGAATGTGTTCTCTTGGCAGTCATGGCTTATGACCGCTTCATAGCAATCTGCAAACCCCTCCACTATTCTGTCATTATGCACACTCAACTCTGTTGGAAGTTGGTGTCTGTGGCCTGGGGAGTTGGGCTCCTCAACTCCCTAGTTATGTCTCCAGTGACAATGAAGCTACCAAGATGTGATAAATGCAGGGTGAAGCATTTTCTCTGTGAAATGCCAGCTCTGATAAAAATAGCTTGTGTGGACACAGTAGCTATTGAGagcactgtttttattttatcagtaATAATTGTTCTGGTGCCACTGTCACTTATCCTTATTTCCTATAGTTACATTGCCTTAGCGGTGCTGAGGATCAAATCTGCCTCTGGAAGAAGGAAAGCTTTTAATACATGTGGGTCCCATCTCACTGTGGTATCCTTGTTTTATGGAAATATTATCTATATGTATATGCAACCAGGAAATAATTCATCCCAGGACCAAGGGAAATTCCTTACCCTTTTCTACAACTTGGTGACACCCATGTTGAACCCTCTCATCTATACACTGAGAAACAAGGATGTAAAGGGTGCACTGAAGAGACTT attggaagggaagaagtcaagctctga